The Sphingopyxis fribergensis genome contains a region encoding:
- the purD gene encoding phosphoribosylamine--glycine ligase, giving the protein MNILLVGSGGREHALSWQLAQSPSCAKLYAAPGNPGIEAHAECVAIAADDIDGLIAFVKAHSIDFVVVGPEAPLVAGLADRLRALDVAVFGPAAAAARLEGSKGFTKDLCARAGIPTAAYVRCTSAEEALAVLEGFSIPVVIKADGLAAGKGVIIAETIEEAQAAIDDMFDGAFGGAGAEVVIEEYMTGEEASFFALSDGTDVIAFGSAQDHKRVGDGDVGPNTGGMGAYSPAPVLTPYLEAEVMDRIIRPTVRALAAEGTPYVGVLFAGLMLTDKGPKLIEYNARFGDPECQVLMMRYAGDLAALLYAASTGALAGATPPAFASDYALTVVMAANGYPATPEKGGAIHGIAEAEAGGVRVFHAGTARADGQIVAAGGRVLNVTATGRTVTEAQARAYAAVDKLDFATGFCRRDIGWREVAREAE; this is encoded by the coding sequence ATGAATATCCTGCTGGTCGGATCGGGGGGCCGCGAACATGCGCTCAGCTGGCAGTTGGCACAATCGCCAAGCTGCGCCAAGCTCTATGCCGCACCGGGCAACCCGGGGATCGAAGCGCATGCCGAATGTGTCGCAATTGCTGCCGACGACATCGATGGCCTGATCGCCTTCGTCAAAGCGCATAGCATCGATTTCGTCGTCGTCGGCCCCGAAGCGCCGCTCGTCGCGGGCCTCGCCGACCGGCTGCGCGCGCTCGACGTCGCGGTGTTCGGCCCCGCCGCCGCGGCTGCACGGCTCGAAGGATCGAAGGGCTTTACCAAGGATTTGTGCGCGCGCGCCGGCATCCCGACCGCCGCCTATGTCCGTTGCACCAGCGCCGAGGAAGCGCTCGCGGTGCTCGAAGGCTTTTCGATCCCGGTCGTGATCAAGGCCGACGGCCTCGCCGCGGGCAAGGGCGTGATCATCGCCGAAACAATCGAAGAAGCACAAGCCGCGATCGACGATATGTTCGATGGCGCCTTCGGCGGCGCGGGCGCCGAGGTGGTGATCGAGGAGTATATGACGGGCGAGGAAGCGAGCTTCTTCGCGCTCTCGGACGGCACCGACGTCATCGCATTCGGCAGCGCGCAGGATCACAAGCGCGTCGGCGATGGCGATGTGGGTCCGAACACCGGCGGCATGGGCGCGTACAGCCCCGCCCCGGTCCTCACCCCCTATCTCGAAGCCGAAGTGATGGACCGCATCATTCGCCCGACCGTCAGGGCGCTCGCGGCCGAGGGCACGCCTTATGTCGGCGTGCTCTTCGCCGGGCTGATGCTCACCGATAAGGGACCGAAACTGATCGAATATAACGCCCGATTCGGCGATCCCGAATGCCAGGTGCTGATGATGCGCTATGCCGGCGATCTCGCTGCGCTGCTTTACGCCGCGTCGACCGGTGCGCTCGCGGGCGCGACCCCGCCCGCCTTCGCCAGCGATTATGCGCTGACCGTCGTGATGGCGGCGAACGGTTATCCGGCCACGCCCGAAAAGGGCGGCGCGATCCACGGCATCGCCGAGGCCGAGGCGGGCGGCGTGCGGGTCTTCCATGCCGGCACCGCGCGCGCGGACGGACAGATCGTCGCCGCCGGCGGCCGCGTGCTCAACGTCACCGCAACCGGCCGCACCGTCACCGAGGCGCAGGCGCGCGCTTATGCGGCCGTCGACAAGCTCGATTTCGCCACCGGCTTCTGCCGCCGCGACATCGGCTGGCGCGAGGTCGCACGCGAAGCCGAATGA
- a CDS encoding ArsR/SmtB family transcription factor, with protein MSIHDQFDATFKALASPIRRQILDDLKDQPLTTGALCGHFADIDRCTVMQHLKVLEEAGLVIAERRGRERWNHLNAIPIQDIHDRWIGPHAAAASARLARFKQSVEAQ; from the coding sequence ATGTCAATTCACGACCAGTTCGATGCAACCTTCAAGGCGCTCGCCTCGCCGATCCGGCGGCAGATATTGGACGATCTGAAGGACCAGCCGCTGACGACCGGAGCCTTATGTGGTCACTTTGCCGACATCGATCGATGCACGGTGATGCAACATCTGAAGGTGCTGGAAGAAGCCGGGCTGGTCATCGCCGAGCGCCGCGGCCGCGAGCGCTGGAATCATCTCAACGCCATCCCCATTCAGGACATCCACGACCGCTGGATCGGTCCACACGCCGCCGCCGCGAGTGCGCGGCTGGCGCGTTTCAAACAGTCGGTCGAAGCGCAGTGA
- a CDS encoding winged helix-turn-helix transcriptional regulator codes for MTDEKEISGTCPVDRGLTRVGDRWSMLILRDVERGLTRYEQLRTSLGIAPNILSRRLAALAEAGLVEKRRYSQRPPRDEYLLTDAGRDFLPILMAIGAWGRKYNGAGALSRHLDIETGEVVRPVVVDANNGAPIGTRPLRLEYPD; via the coding sequence ATGACCGACGAAAAAGAAATTTCGGGAACCTGCCCCGTCGACCGCGGCCTGACGCGTGTCGGCGACCGCTGGAGCATGCTGATCTTGCGCGACGTCGAACGCGGGCTGACGCGCTACGAACAGCTCCGCACCAGCCTCGGCATCGCGCCCAACATATTGTCGCGGCGCCTCGCCGCGCTCGCCGAGGCAGGTCTTGTCGAAAAAAGGCGCTACAGCCAGCGCCCACCGCGCGACGAATATCTGCTCACCGATGCGGGGCGCGACTTCCTGCCGATCCTGATGGCGATCGGCGCCTGGGGCCGCAAATATAATGGCGCGGGCGCGCTCAGCCGTCATCTCGATATCGAGACGGGCGAGGTCGTCCGCCCGGTGGTGGTCGACGCCAACAACGGCGCGCCGATCGGCACGCGTCCGCTGCGCCTCGAATATCCGGATTGA
- a CDS encoding SDR family NAD(P)-dependent oxidoreductase: MSTSNLGTALITGASTGLGAVYADRLAGRGHDLVLVARNGAQMEALAAKLRADTGVQVDVIAADLTNGDDVTRVEQRLIDDANITLFVNNAGMSLNGGTLENSAAEVQTIIALNITAAARLAIAAGKAFGARGKGAIVNIASVLALAPETFEGVYSGSKAFLLNLSLSLANGLREQGVKVQAVLPGATRTEIWERSGKDIDAFPAEMVMDAGDLVDAALLGLDRGEEVTIPPLADEDQWNAYHAARLAMGPGLSRRDVAERYRATEAV, from the coding sequence ATGTCCACTTCAAACCTCGGAACCGCCCTCATCACCGGCGCTTCGACCGGCCTTGGCGCCGTTTATGCCGACCGCCTCGCAGGGCGCGGCCACGACCTGGTCCTCGTTGCGCGCAATGGCGCGCAGATGGAGGCGCTCGCCGCGAAGCTGCGCGCCGACACCGGCGTCCAGGTCGACGTGATCGCCGCCGACCTCACCAACGGCGACGACGTCACCCGCGTCGAACAGCGCCTGATCGACGACGCGAACATCACCCTGTTCGTCAACAATGCCGGTATGTCGCTGAATGGCGGCACGCTCGAAAACAGCGCCGCCGAGGTCCAGACAATCATCGCGCTCAACATCACCGCCGCCGCGCGGCTCGCCATCGCGGCGGGCAAGGCGTTCGGCGCGCGCGGCAAGGGCGCGATCGTCAACATCGCCTCGGTCCTTGCGCTCGCACCCGAGACTTTCGAAGGCGTCTACAGCGGATCGAAAGCCTTTCTGCTCAACCTCAGCCTGTCGCTCGCGAACGGCCTTCGCGAACAGGGCGTCAAGGTGCAGGCGGTGCTGCCCGGGGCGACGCGCACCGAAATCTGGGAACGTTCGGGCAAGGACATCGACGCCTTCCCGGCCGAGATGGTGATGGACGCGGGCGACCTGGTCGACGCGGCGCTGCTTGGGCTCGACCGCGGCGAAGAGGTGACGATCCCGCCGCTCGCCGACGAAGACCAGTGGAATGCCTATCATGCCGCACGGCTCGCGATGGGCCCGGGCCTGTCGCGGCGCGACGTGGCGGAACGTTATCGGGCAACCGAAGCGGTTTGA
- a CDS encoding SRPBCC family protein: MELKFRVAARIAKPVHEVFEAVADPAKLSNYFTTGGAKGRLETGATVEWDFHDFPGAFPVYVIEVVEDEKIVLEWQASEGEAHNIEGSEPKDADYLTRVTMSFKELDDGRTLVEIAEEGWRENQGALGASYGNCQGWSQMLCALKAWIEHGINLREGMYK, encoded by the coding sequence ATGGAACTGAAATTCAGGGTCGCGGCGCGGATCGCGAAGCCGGTGCATGAGGTGTTCGAGGCGGTCGCCGATCCCGCCAAGCTGTCGAACTATTTCACCACGGGCGGCGCGAAGGGGCGGCTCGAGACCGGCGCGACGGTGGAGTGGGACTTCCACGATTTCCCGGGCGCCTTCCCCGTCTATGTGATCGAGGTCGTCGAGGATGAGAAGATCGTGCTCGAATGGCAGGCGAGCGAGGGTGAGGCGCACAATATCGAAGGCAGCGAGCCCAAGGATGCGGATTATCTCACGCGCGTGACGATGAGCTTCAAGGAACTCGACGACGGTCGCACGCTGGTCGAGATCGCCGAGGAGGGATGGCGCGAGAATCAGGGTGCGCTCGGTGCTTCCTATGGCAATTGCCAGGGCTGGTCGCAGATGCTGTGCGCGCTCAAGGCGTGGATCGAGCACGGGATCAATTTGCGCGAGGGCATGTATAAGTGA